Within Chloroflexota bacterium, the genomic segment GGCCGGTGTGTTGATGAGCGGGTTGATGATTGGCATGAACACAGCGATGCAGGCTGGAGCAAGCGATGCGTTCCGCGGGCGGGTGTTTGGCGCATTGATGGCGTTGGGCGCGGTCATGCGGCTGGGCGGCATTGCGGCGGGCGGCCTGCTGGCCGACCGCGTCGGCATCGTGCCGATGCTCGATATCGGCGCGGTGCTCTTTCTGCTGTGCGGCGCAGCGGCGCTGCTTATGCCCGGTGTGGCAGAGACGGCGGTGCGGCCGGCGCCGGTGCCAGCCGTTGAATAGCCTCAGTTCGATTGGACGCCCCGCCGCGTGCGGGGCGTTTTTGCGCGTGGCCGCGCCTGCGGCATACTAAGGAGCGGCGGCGCAGCGCCCTGCGTGAGGCCGAGCCACATTATAGTGTTTTGCGAAGAGTATGTCCCCAAGCGATTGTTGTATGTGTCAGCGCTGAATAGCAATCGTCGCCCTCCCCCCGGCCCCCTCCCAGCGAAGCTGGGAGGGGGAGTGAGTCAAAGGGGATTGGCGCGGCGGCTTTGCCGCCGCGCCAATCCCCAATCAGCTTTTCCCCTTCTCCCCCGCGCGCGCGGGGGAGAAGGGGCCAGGGGATGAGGGGGTGACAACCGCACTTACCACCAGGTATGGGGACATAATCAAACTGAAACAGCATTACCTTGGAGATCGTCACCATGGAATACCGAATACTGGGCCACACGGGCCTGCGCGTTTCGACGCTGGGCTTTGGGTGCGGCAGCATGGGCGGCCTGCTGGTGCGCGGCGCGTATCCGCAGATGCGGCAGACGGTCGCGCGCGCCATCGAACTCGGCATCAACTACTTCGACACGGCATCGAGCTACGGCGACGGGCAGTCGGAGGCCAACCTCGGCGCCGTGCTGCGCGAGCTCGGTTCGGACGTGCTGGTCGGCACCAAAGCACGCGTGCTGCCGCACGAGTTGAACGACATTGAGAACGCGATCATCCGCTCGGTCGAGGGCAGCCTGCGGCGACTGGGGCGCGATGCAGTCGATCTGCTGCAATTCCACAACCGCTTCGGCCCCGCGCGCCGCGATGACTATGTTACCGTGTCCGACCTTGAGCCGGTGCTGAACGCGTTCCACAAGTTGCAGCAGCAGGGCAAGACGCGATTCTATGGCATCACCGCGCTGGGCGACACGGATGCGCTGCACCAGATCGTGGCGGGC encodes:
- a CDS encoding aldo/keto reductase, giving the protein MEYRILGHTGLRVSTLGFGCGSMGGLLVRGAYPQMRQTVARAIELGINYFDTASSYGDGQSEANLGAVLRELGSDVLVGTKARVLPHELNDIENAIIRSVEGSLRRLGRDAVDLLQFHNRFGPARRDDYVTVSDLEPVLNAFHKLQQQGKTRFYGITALGDTDALHQIVAGGGFHTAQICYNALNFTAGEPPSPNFPFQDYRRLIDRAAEAQTGVIAIRMLAGGALSGVLPRHPVASPLVDPIATAPDYAADVARAQRLAFVVHEGVCDSLVEVAIRFTLSKPAVSTALIGISSIEQLEQAVSYAERGPLPADVLARMARVWAS